From a single Rosa rugosa chromosome 7, drRosRugo1.1, whole genome shotgun sequence genomic region:
- the LOC133720360 gene encoding reticulon-like protein B12 isoform X1: MGSPERLFRRRRTLHEILGGGLVADVILWRQKDVTMGILLVALAAWVVFEKSGYTLLSLVSSVLLLLFVILFLWAKSAAILNRPAPPLPELQLSEEMVNEAAAVIRTHVNALLLVSQDISLGKDSRLFFKVAAYLLLIYFVGGLTDFLTLSYTSLVIVLTIPAFYERYEDYVDKYVMMGYRKLLQLYVKLDEEYVSRFQHLVLEKKKLR, translated from the exons ATGGGTTCACCGGAAAGATTGTTTCGCCGGCGAAGAACCCTTCATGAGATCCTTGGAGGAGGTCTTG TTGCAGATGTGATCTTGTGGAGGCAGAAAGATGTGACAATGGGGATACTGTTAGTAGCTTTAGCTGCTTGGGTGGTGTTTGAGAAGTCTGGTTATACATTGCTATCACTGGTCTCTAGtgttcttctcctcctctttgTCATACTCTTTCTCTGGGCTAAATCGGCTGCCATTCTTAACCG ACCAGCTCCACCCCTGCCTGAATTGCAGTTATCAGAAGAAATGGTGAATGAAGCTGCAGCTGTcatccggactcatgtaaatgcttTGCTTTTGGTTTCACAAGATATTTCTCTTGGTAAAGACTCGAGGTTGTTCTTCAAAGTAGCTGCTTACCTGCTGCTGATTTATTTTGTTGGTGGCTTGACTGATTTCCTGACTCTGAGCTACACCA GCCTTGTCATTGTTCTAACAATTCCAGCATTCTATGAGAGATATGAAGATTATGTAGACAAGTATGTCATGATGGGGTACAGGAAATTGCTGCAATTGTATGTTAAACTAGATGAAGAATATGTGAGCAGATTTCAACACTTGGTTCTGGAAAAGAAGAAACTACGTTGA
- the LOC133721570 gene encoding OVARIAN TUMOR DOMAIN-containing deubiquitinating enzyme 3 isoform X2, whose product MAHKLSNEAVLDQLKNGVAQFELVSSPLLSISTSNTQANATPFLGDYSHRFFARIGPPLGRGSSAMRKVERYSVQRVTGDGRCLFRALVKGMAANKRSPLSPREERDNADELRMAVKEVICENEEERPQYEAAIVAITVDESLKRCSQNCVDSQSSSIFQSMSTQMVEGVLVSFPLQNMEASLVKVRETESRGRP is encoded by the exons ATGGCGCACAAGCTTTCGAACG AGGCTGTCCTGGATCAGCTCAAGAATGGAGTCGCTCAGTTCGAGCTCGTCTCCTCCCCTCTTCTCTCAATTTCAACGTCCAATACTCAGGCAAACGCCACGCCGTTTCTCGGAGACTACAGCCACCGGTTCTTCGCTAGAATTGGACCGCCACT AGGCAGAGGATCTTCGGCCATGAGGAAAGTCGAACGCTATTCCGTTCAGAGAGTTACCGGTGATGGACGCTGTCTATTTCGTGCACTG GTAAAAGGGATGGCAGCAAATAAAAGGTCACCTCTTAGCCCAAGGGAAGAGAGAGACAATGCAG ATGAACTACGGATGGCTGTGAAAGAGGTTATATGCGAAAATGAGGAAGAGCGCCCCCAGTATGAAGCAGCTATAGTGGCAATTACTGTCGATGAATCCTTAAAACG GTGCTCTCAAAATTGTGTAGACAGCCAATCATCGTCTATATTCCAGAGCATGag caCACAAATGGTGGAAGGGGTCCTGGTTTCATTCCCACTGCAGAATATGGAAGCGAGTTTAGTAAAGGTTCGAGAAACAGAAAGCCGAGGAAGGCCGTGA
- the LOC133720362 gene encoding acetyl-coenzyme A carboxylase carboxyl transferase subunit alpha, chloroplastic, whose translation MATTIAHSALAFTAAASGSASDGFRSSSNGVPLRALGKARFSVKRNLAVSAKLRKVKKHDYPWPADPDPNVKGGVLTHLSHFKPLKEKPKPVTLPFEKPLVEIEKKIIDVRKMANETGLDFSDQIISLENKHQQALKDLYLNLTPIQRVNIARHPNRPTFLDHVFNITDTFVELHGDRAGYDDPAIVTGIGTIDGNRYMFMGHQKGRNTKENIQRNFGMPTPHGYRKALRMMYYADHHGFPIVTFIDTPGAYADLKSEELGQGEAIAHNLRTMFGLKVPIVSIVIGEGGSGGALAIGCANKLLMLENAVFYVASPEACAAILWKSAKASPKAAEKLKITATELCKLQIADGIIPEPLGGAHADSSWTSQQIKNAINKEMDELKKMDTEALLKHRMMKFRKIGGFQEGIPIDPKKKRNMKQKEEPKVSVVDLEGEVEKVKLQIEEAKKSSDKPALLPLTEAIEKLKREVDNEFSEAVKALGLKDRFESLQEEFLKISSQDQLMHPALKEKIQKLRHEFTQSLSSAPNYEDLKYKLDMLKELSQAYKYEEKNNKAATLKQEVNNKFHEIMERPDVKEKTAALRAEIENAGVSNLDNLDDNLKGKILELKKELDFEFVGVLKSLGLDVEIRSKEPIEQILPSEVKTKIEELNEEINHKIENVINSSDLKDKIELLKLEVAKAGKTPDSATKNRIVALEEQIKQSLAAAVESSNLKEKHEKLKAEVSKIIESSGESDGSLKKDNPNEVYVF comes from the exons ATGGCTACTACCATAGCTCATTCGGCGCTGGCGTTTACTGCAGCGGCTTCCGGTTCGGCTTCGGATGGGTTCAGGAGCTCGAGTAATGGAGTTCCTCTCAGGGCCCTAGGGAAGGCCAGGTTCAGCGTGAAGAGGAACCTTGCGGTCTCGGCCAAGCTCAGGAAGGTGAAGAAGCACGACTATCCATGGCCGGCCGATCCGGATCCGAATGTCAAAGGAGGAGTGCTTACTCATCTCTCTCACTTCAAGCCGCTCAAAGAGAAGCCCAAGCCGGTTACTCTGCCTTTCGAGAAGCCTCTCGTTGAAATCGAAAAGAAGATCATTGAT GTGCGGAAGATGGCTAACGAAACTGGACTGGACTTCAGTGATCAAATTATTTCATTGGAGAATAAACACCAACAG gcTTTAAAGGATTTATATTTGAATCTCACTCCTATACAACGCGTAAATATTGCACGACATCCTAACAGGCCAACTTTCCTTGATCACGTGTTTAACATTACTGATACG TTTGTAGAGCTTCATGGAGACCGAGCAGGGTATGATGATCCTGCTATTGTCACTGGTATAGGAACTATAGATGGTAATAGGTATATGTTTATGGGTCACCAGAAAGGTAGAAATACGAAGGAAAACATTCAGCGTAACTTTGGGATGCCTACTCCTCATGG TTACCGGAAGGCTCTGCGCATGATGTACTACGCAGATCACCATGGGTTCCCCATTGTTACTTTCATTGATACTCCTGGTGCATATGCAGACCTTAAATCTGAGGAGTTGGGCCAA GGTGAAGCCATAGCTCACAACTTGCGGACTATGTTCGGTCTGAAGGTACCAATTGTTTCTATCGTCATTGGGGAAGGTGGATCTGGTGGTGCCCTTGCCATTGGCTGTGCTAATAAACTATTAATGCTTGAAAATGCAGTTTTTTATGTTGCCAG TCCTGAAGCATGTGCAGCAATCTTGTGGAAGAGTGCCAAAGCATCTCCAAAG GCAGCCGAGAAGCTGAAAATTACTGCAACTGAGTTGTGCAAGCTGCAAATTGCAGACGGCATCATCCCT GAGCCGCTCGGTGGTGCACATGCAGATTCCTCGTGGACCTCTCAACAGATCAAAAAtgcaattaacaaagaaatggAT GAGCTTAAGAAGATGGACACTGAAGCACTATTAAAGCATCGCATGATGAAGTTCCGCAAAATTGGTGGGTTCCAAGAAGGAATCCCTATAGAtccaaagaagaaaaggaacaTGAAACAGAAAGAGGAACCCAAGGTTTCAGTTGTGGATTTAGAGGGTGAAGTTGAAAAGGTCAAACTGCAAATTGAGGAGGCAAAGAAATCCTCTGATAAGCCTGCATTGTTACCTCTGACTGAGGCAATAGAAAAACTGAAAAGGGAGGTTGATAATGAATTTTCTGAGGCAGTTAAAGCCCTAGGCTTGAAAGACAGGTTTGAGTCATTGCAGgaagaatttttgaaaataagTTCACAGGACCAACTCATGCATCCAGCTCTGAAAGAAAAGATTCAAAAGCTTAGGCATGAATTTACCCAGAGCCTGTCATCTGCTCCTAATTATGAAGACCTAAAGTATAAACTTGACATGCTGAAGGAATTATCACAAGCATATAAATACGAGGAGAAGAACAACAAAGCTGCAACATTGAAGCAGGAAGTTAACAATAAATTTCACGAAATCATGGAACGGCCAGATGTTAAGGAGAAAACTGCAGCACTTAGGGCTGAGATTGAAAATGCCGGGGTGTCTAACCTTGATAATTTGGATGACAACCTGAAGGGGAAGATTTTGGAATTGAAGAAAGAGTTGGACTTCGAATTTGTTGGTGTCCTCAAGTCCTTGGGGTTGGATGTTGAGATAAGATCAAAAGAACCAATTGAGCAAATTTTGCCCTCAGAAGTCAAGACCAAGATTGAAGAATTGAATGAAGAAATTAATCACAAGATTGAAAATGTTATCAATTCATCAGACTTGAAGGACAAGATTGAGTTACTAAAGTTGGAAGTAGCGAAGGCAGGTAAGACGCCTGATTCAGCAACAAAAAACAGAATTGTGGCTTTGGAGGAACAAATCAAACAAAGCTTGGCAGCAGCTGTTGAGTCATCAAACCTAAAAGAGAAGCACGAGAAGCTTAAGGCTGAGGTTTCCAAAATCATTGAATCTTCTGGAGAATCAGATGGAAGTTTGAAAAAGGACAATCCAAATGAAGTCTATGTCTTTTGA
- the LOC133721570 gene encoding OVARIAN TUMOR DOMAIN-containing deubiquitinating enzyme 3 isoform X3, with product MAHKLSNEAVLDQLKNGVAQFELVSSPLLSISTSNTQANATPFLGDYSHRFFARIGPPLGRGSSAMRKVERYSVQRVTGDGRCLFRALVKGMAANKRSPLSPREERDNADELRMAVKEVICENEEERPQYEAAIVAITVDESLKRCSQNCVDSQSSSIFQSMSCNVLVELIAAHKWWKGSWFHSHCRIWKRV from the exons ATGGCGCACAAGCTTTCGAACG AGGCTGTCCTGGATCAGCTCAAGAATGGAGTCGCTCAGTTCGAGCTCGTCTCCTCCCCTCTTCTCTCAATTTCAACGTCCAATACTCAGGCAAACGCCACGCCGTTTCTCGGAGACTACAGCCACCGGTTCTTCGCTAGAATTGGACCGCCACT AGGCAGAGGATCTTCGGCCATGAGGAAAGTCGAACGCTATTCCGTTCAGAGAGTTACCGGTGATGGACGCTGTCTATTTCGTGCACTG GTAAAAGGGATGGCAGCAAATAAAAGGTCACCTCTTAGCCCAAGGGAAGAGAGAGACAATGCAG ATGAACTACGGATGGCTGTGAAAGAGGTTATATGCGAAAATGAGGAAGAGCGCCCCCAGTATGAAGCAGCTATAGTGGCAATTACTGTCGATGAATCCTTAAAACG GTGCTCTCAAAATTGTGTAGACAGCCAATCATCGTCTATATTCCAGAGCATGag TTGTAATGTTTtggttgaattaattgcagcaCACAAATGGTGGAAGGGGTCCTGGTTTCATTCCCACTGCAGAATATGGAAGCGAGTTTAG
- the LOC133723577 gene encoding OVARIAN TUMOR DOMAIN-containing deubiquitinating enzyme 3-like isoform X1 produces MHVCVCYGAEAVLEQLKNGFAQFELVSYPLLSISTSISQANFPASLGDYSHRFFAGTGLGGGSKEFRKAEIYTVHEVKKDGRCLFRALAKGILAANTGSLPDLTKREEQKRAGELLEDVNDVICENTKLPKYEAARKAINAALFKGGFHSYCDRIREPDFWGGESELLVLSQLLKQPIIVYKRADEHTNGGGGSAFIPIEEYGTEFKPKKAVRLLLIHLSDRNHYDLLV; encoded by the exons ATGCACGTGTGTGTTTGTTATGGAGCAGAGGCTGTTCTTGAGCAGCTTAAGAATGGATTTGCTCAGTTTGAGCTCGTCTCCTACCCCCTTCTCTCTATTTCAACTTCCATTTCTCAGGCGAACTTTCCGGCATCTCTCGGAGACTATAGCCACCGGTTCTTTGCCGGAACTGGACT AGGCGGAGGATCTAAAGAGTTCAGGAAAGCCGAAATCTATACAGTTCACGAAGTTAAAAAAGATGGGCGATGTCTATTTCGTGCACTG GCAAAAGGAATATTGGCAGCAAATACTGGGTCTCTTCCCGATCTGACCAAAAGGGAAGAGCAAAAACGTGCAG GCGAACTACTGGAGGATGTGAATGATGTTATATGTGAGAATACGAAGCTCCCCAAGTATGAAGCAGCCCGGAAGGCAATTAATGCTGCACTCTTTAAAGGAGG TTTCCATAGTTACTGCGATCGTATCAGAGAACCCGATTTCTGGGGAGGAGAGTCGGAGCTACTG GTGCTGTCGCAGTTACTAAAGCAGCCGATCATTGTGTATAAACGAGCGGATGAG CACACAAATGGTGGAGGGGGTTCTGCTTTCATTCCCATTGAAGAATATGGAACCGAGTTTAAGCCCAAGAAGGCTGTGAGGCTCTTGTTAATTCACTTAAGTGACAGGAACCATTATGATCTGCTTGTATGA
- the LOC133720360 gene encoding reticulon-like protein B12 isoform X2, with protein MGLMSLAFLGDTVADVILWRQKDVTMGILLVALAAWVVFEKSGYTLLSLVSSVLLLLFVILFLWAKSAAILNRPAPPLPELQLSEEMVNEAAAVIRTHVNALLLVSQDISLGKDSRLFFKVAAYLLLIYFVGGLTDFLTLSYTSLVIVLTIPAFYERYEDYVDKYVMMGYRKLLQLYVKLDEEYVSRFQHLVLEKKKLR; from the exons ATGGGTCTGATGAGCCTTGCTTTTTTGGGTGATACAGTTGCAGATGTGATCTTGTGGAGGCAGAAAGATGTGACAATGGGGATACTGTTAGTAGCTTTAGCTGCTTGGGTGGTGTTTGAGAAGTCTGGTTATACATTGCTATCACTGGTCTCTAGtgttcttctcctcctctttgTCATACTCTTTCTCTGGGCTAAATCGGCTGCCATTCTTAACCG ACCAGCTCCACCCCTGCCTGAATTGCAGTTATCAGAAGAAATGGTGAATGAAGCTGCAGCTGTcatccggactcatgtaaatgcttTGCTTTTGGTTTCACAAGATATTTCTCTTGGTAAAGACTCGAGGTTGTTCTTCAAAGTAGCTGCTTACCTGCTGCTGATTTATTTTGTTGGTGGCTTGACTGATTTCCTGACTCTGAGCTACACCA GCCTTGTCATTGTTCTAACAATTCCAGCATTCTATGAGAGATATGAAGATTATGTAGACAAGTATGTCATGATGGGGTACAGGAAATTGCTGCAATTGTATGTTAAACTAGATGAAGAATATGTGAGCAGATTTCAACACTTGGTTCTGGAAAAGAAGAAACTACGTTGA
- the LOC133721570 gene encoding OVARIAN TUMOR DOMAIN-containing deubiquitinating enzyme 3 isoform X1 yields the protein MAHKLSNEAVLDQLKNGVAQFELVSSPLLSISTSNTQANATPFLGDYSHRFFARIGPPLGRGSSAMRKVERYSVQRVTGDGRCLFRALVKGMAANKRSPLSPREERDNADELRMAVKEVICENEEERPQYEAAIVAITVDESLKRYCQRIQRPDFWGGESELLVLSKLCRQPIIVYIPEHEHTNGGRGPGFIPTAEYGSEFSKGSRNRKPRKAVRLLFSGRNHYDLLV from the exons ATGGCGCACAAGCTTTCGAACG AGGCTGTCCTGGATCAGCTCAAGAATGGAGTCGCTCAGTTCGAGCTCGTCTCCTCCCCTCTTCTCTCAATTTCAACGTCCAATACTCAGGCAAACGCCACGCCGTTTCTCGGAGACTACAGCCACCGGTTCTTCGCTAGAATTGGACCGCCACT AGGCAGAGGATCTTCGGCCATGAGGAAAGTCGAACGCTATTCCGTTCAGAGAGTTACCGGTGATGGACGCTGTCTATTTCGTGCACTG GTAAAAGGGATGGCAGCAAATAAAAGGTCACCTCTTAGCCCAAGGGAAGAGAGAGACAATGCAG ATGAACTACGGATGGCTGTGAAAGAGGTTATATGCGAAAATGAGGAAGAGCGCCCCCAGTATGAAGCAGCTATAGTGGCAATTACTGTCGATGAATCCTTAAAACG TTACTGCCAGCGAATCCAAAGACCTGATTTCTGGGGAGGAGAGTCGGAGCTGCTG GTGCTCTCAAAATTGTGTAGACAGCCAATCATCGTCTATATTCCAGAGCATGag caCACAAATGGTGGAAGGGGTCCTGGTTTCATTCCCACTGCAGAATATGGAAGCGAGTTTAGTAAAGGTTCGAGAAACAGAAAGCCGAGGAAGGCCGTGAGGCTCTTGTTCAGTGGCAGGAACCATTATGATCTGCTTGTATGA
- the LOC133721616 gene encoding ataxin-3 homolog, whose product MEGSSNGGMLYHEVQESKLCAVHCVNTALQGPFFSEFDLAALASDLDRKERQMMQLNLQAGANAAAGDFLSEESHNVSLDGDFSIQVLQKALEVWDLQVIPLDSPVAEPAQIDPELENGFICHLHDHWFCIRKVNGEWYNFDSLYAAPLHLSKFYLSAYLDTLKGSGWSIFLVRGNFPKECPISSSEASNGYGQWLSPEDADRITKSCNSTNAPRQTQRTNPRQPSDQFLSTEEAELLSEMEDEDMKAAIAASLMDSSPPVVNAGASNVVNAGASNVANAGDSNVVNANAGASNVANAGDSNVVNAGASNVAIAGASNPQNESSDSQENKISQENKIA is encoded by the exons atggaaggGTCGAGCAACGGAGGGATGCTGTACCACGAGGTACAGGAGTCGAAGCTGTGCGCCGTGCATTGCGTCAACACGGCGCTGCAGGGTCCCTTCTTCTCCGAATTCGATTTGGCCGCCCTCGCCTCCGATCTCGATCGCAAGGAGCGCCAGATGATGCAGCTCAACCTCCAAGCCGGAGCCAACGCCGCCGCCGGCGATTTCCTCTCCGAGGAGTCCCACAACGTCTCCCTCGACGGCGATTTCAGTATCCAG GTACTTCAAAAGGCTTTAGAGGTTTGGGATCTGCAGGTCATCCCCCTTGATTCTCCAGTTGCAGAGCCAGCTCAGATCGATCCTGAGCTGGAAAATGGGTTTATCTGTCATTTACATGATCATTGGTTCTGTATCAGGAAAGTGAATGGGGAGTGGTATAATTTTGACAGTCTGTATGCAGCCCCACTTCACCTTTCAAAGTTTTACCTCTCGGCCTATTTGGACACGCTAAAGGGCTCTGGTTGGAGCATTTTCCTGGTGAGAGGAAACTTCCCAAAAGAGTGTCCCATCTCATCCTCAGAAGCTTCCAACGGGTATGGGCAGTGGCTTTCACCTGAAGATGCCGACCGAATAACTAAATCCTGCAACTCCACAAATGCTCCACGCCAGACTCAGAGAACAAATCCTCGACAACCTTCAGACCAATTCCTATCTACCGAGGAAGCAGAGCTGCTATCAGAGATGGAAGACGAGGACATGAAGGCTGCAATAGCTGCCAGTCTTATGGATTCTTCCCCACCCGTGGTCAATGCCGGAGCTAGCAACGTGGTCAATGCCGGAGCTAGCAATGTGGCCAATGCCGGAGATAGCAACGTGGTCAATGCCAATGCCGGAGCTAGCAACGTGGCCAATGCCGGAGATAGCAACGTGGTCAATGCTGGAGCTAGCAACGTGGCCATTGCTGGAGCCAGCAACCCGCAGAATGAAAGCTCAGACAGCCAAGAGAACAAGATCAGCCAAGAGAATAAAATTGCTTGA
- the LOC133723577 gene encoding OVARIAN TUMOR DOMAIN-containing deubiquitinating enzyme 3-like isoform X2, producing MAPKFSNQAVLEQLKNGFAQFELVSYPLLSISTSISQANFPASLGDYSHRFFAGTGLGGGSKEFRKAEIYTVHEVKKDGRCLFRALAKGILAANTGSLPDLTKREEQKRAGELLEDVNDVICENTKLPKYEAARKAINAALFKGGFHSYCDRIREPDFWGGESELLVLSQLLKQPIIVYKRADEHTNGGGGSAFIPIEEYGTEFKPKKAVRLLLIHLSDRNHYDLLV from the exons ATGGCGCCCAAGTTTTCAAACC AGGCTGTTCTTGAGCAGCTTAAGAATGGATTTGCTCAGTTTGAGCTCGTCTCCTACCCCCTTCTCTCTATTTCAACTTCCATTTCTCAGGCGAACTTTCCGGCATCTCTCGGAGACTATAGCCACCGGTTCTTTGCCGGAACTGGACT AGGCGGAGGATCTAAAGAGTTCAGGAAAGCCGAAATCTATACAGTTCACGAAGTTAAAAAAGATGGGCGATGTCTATTTCGTGCACTG GCAAAAGGAATATTGGCAGCAAATACTGGGTCTCTTCCCGATCTGACCAAAAGGGAAGAGCAAAAACGTGCAG GCGAACTACTGGAGGATGTGAATGATGTTATATGTGAGAATACGAAGCTCCCCAAGTATGAAGCAGCCCGGAAGGCAATTAATGCTGCACTCTTTAAAGGAGG TTTCCATAGTTACTGCGATCGTATCAGAGAACCCGATTTCTGGGGAGGAGAGTCGGAGCTACTG GTGCTGTCGCAGTTACTAAAGCAGCCGATCATTGTGTATAAACGAGCGGATGAG CACACAAATGGTGGAGGGGGTTCTGCTTTCATTCCCATTGAAGAATATGGAACCGAGTTTAAGCCCAAGAAGGCTGTGAGGCTCTTGTTAATTCACTTAAGTGACAGGAACCATTATGATCTGCTTGTATGA
- the LOC133720363 gene encoding steroid 5-alpha-reductase DET2 has product MASSDQTFFNNSLLALYLIGPPTFISLRFLQAPYGKHNRPGWGPTMSPPLAWFLMESPTLWLTLLLFPYGQHSSNPQALILMTPFLFHYFNRTCLYPLRLYRNTTRKTTPGFPVSVASMAFVFNLLNGYLQSRWVSHYKDYESDHGWFWCRFFVGLVVFLCGMGVNVWSDRVLVGLKKEGGGYKIPKGGWFELVSCPNYFGEIVEWIGWAVMTWSWAGLGFMLYTCANLVPRARANHRWYLEKFGEDYPKSRKAVIPFLY; this is encoded by the coding sequence atGGCCTCATCGGATCAGACCTTCTTCAACAACTCCCTCCTAGCTCTCTACCTCATAGGCCCTCCCACCTTCATCTCCCTCAGATTCCTCCAAGCCCCATATGGCAAGCACAACCGTCCAGGGTGGGGCCCCACCATGTCTCCGCCGCTGGCTTGGTTCCTCATGGAATCACCAACCCTTTGGCTCACTCTACTCCTCTTCCCCTATGGCCAACACAGTTCCAACCCCCAAGCCTTAATTCTAATGACCCCCTTTCTTTTCCACTATTTCAACCGAACCTGCCTCTACCCACTTCGCCTCTACCGGAATACCACCCGGAAAACCACCCCCGGTTTTCCGGTCAGCGTGGCGTCGATGGCATTTGTGTTCAATCTGTTGAATGGTTATTTGCAATCCAGATGGGTGTCTCACTACAAGGACTATGAGAGTGATCATGGGTGGTTCTGGTGTAGGTTTTTTGTTGGGTTGGTTGTGTTTTTGTGTGGGATGGGTGTGAATGTGTGGTCTGATAGGGTTTTAGTGGGTTTGAAAAAAGAGGGTGGAGGGTATAAGATCCCCAAAGGAGGGTGGTTTGAGTTGGTGAGCTGCCCTAACTACTTTGGGGAAATAGTGGAGTGGATAGGATGGGCAGTGATGACTTGGTCATGGGCAGGACTAGGGTTTATGCTATACACGTGTGCCAATTTGGTGCCCAGGGCACGTGCGAACCATAGGTGGTATTTGGAGAAGTTTGGGGAGGACTATCCCAAGTCCAGAAAAGCTGTTATCCCTTTCTTGTATTGA